A segment of the Candidatus Andeanibacterium colombiense genome:
ACCGAGAAGAAGCGACTGTCCCCGAACTAGGCAACGAACTCCCTCGCCCGCCGGCGCAAGGGGCCGTCAGCCTGTGGCTGCGGTGCCGGCGGGTGTTTTTCTTACAATGAATACAGGGCGTACCGGACCCGCCGGCCGCATCTGATCGAACAGGAGGACATTATGATCTCTCGCGCAATCCTGCTCGGCGGCGTAGCCGCGGGCACCTTGATCGCAGCGCCCGCCCTGGCGGACGAGCCGGCCGGTGACGCTTTGGCCAAGGCATCGTCAGCCACGGCCGCGGCCGCAGAGGACGGCAACCTGCCCGACAACGTGATCATCATCACCGCGCGCCGCCGTAACGAGCAGGCTCAGGAAGTGCCGATTGCGATCGGCGTGCTCGACCAGCGCGCGATCAACGACACCGGCTCCTCGAGCATCTACAAGATCCAGCAGCTCGCGCCGAGCCTGCAAATCTATTCGCAGAATCCGCGCAACACCTCGGTCAACATCCGCGGGATCGGCCTGCCATTCGGCCTGACCAACGACGGCGTCGATCCGGCGGTCGGTATCTATGTCGACGACGTCTATTACGCCCGCCCCGCCAGCGCGGTGTTCGATTTCCTCGACGTAAACCAGATCGAAGTCCTGCGCGGCCCGCAGGGTACGCTCTATGGCAAGAACACGACTGCCGGCGCGATCAACATCCGCACCAACCAGCCGACCTTCGATTATGAAGGCAATGCCGAAATCAGCCTGGGCAATTATAATTTCAAGCAGTTCAAGGGCGCGGTCTCGGGCCCGCTCAGCGACACGATCGCCGTGCGCATCGCCGGCACGGGGAGCGAGCGCCGCGGCACAATCTACAACACCGCGACCGACACCTGGGAAAACGAACAGGACAACCTCGGCATCCGCGGCCAGCTGCTGTTCCGCCCGAACGACGATCTCAACATCACCCTGTCGGGCGACTTCAGCTCGCAGGCTCCGGAATGCTGCGCCACCGTCTACGTCGGCCATGTCCAGACGCAGAAGGCGACCGCATCACAGTACCCGGCGCTGGCCGCGCTGTTCCCCGGCTATTCGGCTACGGTAAACCCGAACCCGTTCGCGCGTGAGACGAATCTCGATGCCCCGCTCAATGCCGGCAACAAGACCGGCGGCGCTTCGCTGCGCGCGGTGTGGAACATCGACGACCACAACACCTTCACCTCGATCACCGCATGGCGCTTCTGGGACTGGAAGCCCGAGAACGACCGCGATTACACCGGGCTCGATATCGTCAGCAAATCGCAGAACCCGTCGCAGCAGGACCAGTACTCGCAGGAGTTCCGCTGGAGCTACGACGGCCAGAAGGTCGATTTCACGCTCGGCGCTTTCGGCTTCTATCAGCAGGTCGACATCCAGGGTGTCGAACAGCAAGGGGCCGATTCCGCCAAGTGGAACAAGAACACTGCCCCCAATATCGACGGGCTCACCGCCTACAACACGCAGTATCTCAAGAACACCAGCTTTGCCGCCTTCGGCCAGCTGAGCTAT
Coding sequences within it:
- a CDS encoding TonB-dependent receptor, which gives rise to MISRAILLGGVAAGTLIAAPALADEPAGDALAKASSATAAAAEDGNLPDNVIIITARRRNEQAQEVPIAIGVLDQRAINDTGSSSIYKIQQLAPSLQIYSQNPRNTSVNIRGIGLPFGLTNDGVDPAVGIYVDDVYYARPASAVFDFLDVNQIEVLRGPQGTLYGKNTTAGAINIRTNQPTFDYEGNAEISLGNYNFKQFKGAVSGPLSDTIAVRIAGTGSERRGTIYNTATDTWENEQDNLGIRGQLLFRPNDDLNITLSGDFSSQAPECCATVYVGHVQTQKATASQYPALAALFPGYSATVNPNPFARETNLDAPLNAGNKTGGASLRAVWNIDDHNTFTSITAWRFWDWKPENDRDYTGLDIVSKSQNPSQQDQYSQEFRWSYDGQKVDFTLGAFGFYQQVDIQGVEQQGADSAKWNKNTAPNIDGLTAYNTQYLKNTSFAAFGQLSYHLTDRLTLQPGVRLNYDKKEGLYDRTVFDGAGNQVPATGGTSAISSGDAANLRKIYSPQHYEPEFSDWNFSYDFTASYQLADDVLLYGTYAKNFRTGAINNNGVPSDSAGNPILSLATIEPEKVNHFEAGLKTQFWDRQLTFNLSAFHTVIDNFQTSVVATGSGLPRNAYIANAQQARTQGIEVDFSIRPSERFNAYFNGAYTDATFTKFTNAPPPPELSGGTVLGIDGDGNIIGTPSAPGTPGGSSPPFVDISGSVLPGVSKWSFSYGAEGNVPATIFGKEGEVYLGVDGNYRSKFSSNPTPSSYDLLWVDGYNLTNFRLGFRAKNGLNIYGWVRNAFDAHYYDQLVLGPSNTGLVAGFLGDPRTWGGTVRVEF